A stretch of Desulfovibrio desulfuricans DSM 642 DNA encodes these proteins:
- the purE gene encoding 5-(carboxyamino)imidazole ribonucleotide mutase, translated as MPQVVILMGSKSDEEKVSPCVDVLKSLGVSCAITVSSAHRTPERTEKLVSQYEAEGTRVFICAAGMAAHLAGAVAARTTRPVIGIPVSSAALCGMDALFSTVQMPPGFPVATVATDKAGARNAAWLAAQILAVSDPALNERIAEARARMREEVEKAGDEISRKYA; from the coding sequence ATGCCGCAAGTAGTCATTTTGATGGGGTCAAAGTCTGACGAAGAAAAGGTCAGCCCCTGCGTAGACGTTCTGAAAAGCCTTGGCGTGAGCTGCGCTATCACCGTGAGTTCCGCGCATCGCACGCCTGAACGCACCGAAAAACTGGTGAGCCAGTACGAAGCCGAAGGCACACGCGTGTTTATTTGCGCCGCGGGCATGGCCGCCCATCTGGCTGGAGCCGTTGCCGCACGCACCACGCGCCCTGTGATCGGCATTCCTGTTTCCAGCGCCGCCCTGTGCGGCATGGACGCGCTCTTCTCCACCGTGCAGATGCCTCCCGGATTCCCGGTCGCCACCGTTGCCACCGACAAGGCCGGCGCACGCAACGCCGCATGGCTGGCCGCCCAGATTCTGGCCGTGTCCGATCCTGCGCTCAACGAACGCATTGCCGAAGCCCGCGCCAGAATGCGCGAAGAAGTGGAAAAAGCCGGGGACGAAATCAGCCGCAAATACGCCTAG